The proteins below come from a single Candidatus Cloacimonas sp. genomic window:
- a CDS encoding methyltransferase domain-containing protein produces the protein MIYDFRNRFNQKAKVLAHLEQAKYPRVLDVGGILHPWARKYVTHYVDLLEKDYVAINDPHTYDDDFKKAGYFQADIGNPFTWDAIKDDVLKNGKFDFAICCHVLEHVPEPSFGISFLTSIAKQGFVSVPSKYIELERGSQFTEEGLERCGVTGFWRGAHCHKWILSLRNDFAEPTLMFWPKYGFLEYLKGLDDWVLPMLALNGEERPGDLSFWYKGSISHQIITDDFLMDDVNPQNACDLYREELKKGL, from the coding sequence ATGATTTATGATTTTCGAAATCGTTTTAATCAAAAAGCGAAAGTTCTAGCTCATTTAGAACAAGCCAAATATCCAAGAGTTCTTGATGTTGGTGGAATACTTCATCCGTGGGCAAGAAAGTATGTTACTCATTATGTTGATCTTCTGGAAAAGGATTATGTAGCTATAAATGATCCACATACATATGATGATGATTTTAAAAAGGCGGGATATTTTCAAGCTGATATTGGTAATCCTTTTACTTGGGATGCTATAAAAGATGACGTATTAAAGAATGGTAAATTTGATTTTGCTATTTGTTGTCATGTTCTTGAACATGTACCTGAACCTAGTTTTGGTATATCATTTTTAACATCAATTGCCAAACAAGGATTTGTGAGTGTTCCGAGTAAATATATAGAACTTGAAAGAGGTAGTCAATTCACTGAAGAAGGCTTAGAACGATGTGGTGTTACTGGATTTTGGCGCGGGGCACATTGCCATAAATGGATATTGAGTTTGAGAAATGATTTTGCTGAACCCACTTTAATGTTTTGGCCAAAGTATGGTTTTCTTGAATATTTGAAAGGTCTTGATGATTGGGTACTTCCTATGTTAGCACTAAATGGAGAAGAAAGACCAGGTGATCTTAGTTTTTGGTACAAAGGTAGTATTTCACATCAAATAATCACAGACGATTTTTTGATGGATGATGTTAATCCTCAAAACGCTTGTGATCTTTATAGAGAGGAGTTGAAAAAAGGACTATGA
- a CDS encoding glycosyltransferase, translated as MKIAMTGNVYPMGRHVAYSGERMIFYLIESLVKLGHEVYVFAREGSDFTGIGIKDYIPTSALENKRDVHYEAVKDYLSRHPDINFDLYFCGYFGEGWDPDCQFAFPGYVEFPWCKWCHGTFQNTNPSFNIVSCSKVLQSDFMLHGIHSTVIHYGIPEDLYKFSSEHDGYAVWLGKIEGGKAPGLAIKLALASDMKIVIMGPPYNTGSFWKEVGPFLDNPNVFWVRGVNDEQKYKIMSRAKVFISANDNSWKEHFGITNIEALAMGTPIIGFNRINQDCAIKLDRIIENGKHGFFLNYYDSNDEQEILEKGVPLLQKIDQINREDCRNQFLEKFTAQLMAERYDWFFDKIVNEGKRFGSVEIPF; from the coding sequence ATGAAGATTGCAATGACCGGAAATGTTTATCCCATGGGTCGCCATGTAGCATATAGTGGCGAAAGAATGATTTTTTATCTTATCGAATCACTTGTGAAACTCGGACATGAAGTGTATGTGTTTGCAAGAGAAGGTTCAGACTTTACTGGTATAGGTATAAAAGATTATATTCCAACTTCTGCACTTGAAAATAAACGGGATGTTCATTACGAGGCAGTGAAAGATTACCTTTCAAGGCATCCTGATATAAATTTTGATCTATATTTTTGTGGGTATTTTGGAGAAGGGTGGGATCCTGATTGTCAATTTGCATTTCCTGGATATGTTGAGTTTCCTTGGTGTAAGTGGTGTCATGGAACTTTTCAAAATACTAATCCTTCTTTTAACATTGTATCTTGTTCAAAAGTCTTGCAAAGTGATTTCATGTTACATGGGATACATTCTACTGTAATACATTATGGAATACCTGAAGATTTGTATAAGTTTTCCTCTGAGCATGATGGATATGCAGTTTGGCTAGGTAAGATAGAAGGGGGAAAAGCCCCCGGTTTGGCAATCAAACTTGCTCTTGCTTCTGATATGAAAATTGTAATAATGGGACCACCTTATAATACAGGTTCTTTTTGGAAAGAAGTTGGTCCTTTTCTAGACAATCCAAATGTATTTTGGGTTCGTGGTGTAAATGATGAACAAAAATATAAGATTATGTCAAGAGCCAAAGTGTTTATCTCTGCAAATGACAATTCTTGGAAAGAACATTTTGGAATAACAAATATTGAAGCATTGGCAATGGGAACTCCTATTATTGGATTTAACAGGATAAATCAAGATTGTGCTATTAAACTTGATCGAATAATTGAAAATGGAAAACATGGTTTCTTTTTGAACTACTATGATTCAAATGATGAACAGGAAATACTTGAAAAGGGTGTTCCTTTGCTTCAGAAGATAGATCAAATTAATAGAGAAGATTGCAGAAATCAATTCCTTGAAAAGTTTACTGCACAGTTAATGGCAGAACGATATGATTGGTTTTTTGATAAGATAGTAAACGAAGGCAAAAGATTTGGAAGTGTAGAAATTCCTTTTTAA
- a CDS encoding cupin domain-containing protein: MIAHKVWGCEDILVNEREYCFKKLYLQHQYRCSIHHHEIKKETFILDSGIVLLELGSKDPISFPSKLIVLSKQGDQVTILPGIDHRFTGIVDSVILEISTHDFQEDSIRSSSSSKITAEEFDALVKPFLKG, translated from the coding sequence ATGATTGCTCATAAAGTGTGGGGATGTGAAGATATTTTAGTAAATGAACGGGAGTACTGTTTTAAAAAACTATACCTTCAACATCAATACAGATGTAGTATACATCACCATGAGATAAAAAAAGAAACATTTATTTTGGATAGTGGAATAGTTTTGTTAGAACTAGGAAGCAAAGATCCTATTTCTTTTCCATCTAAACTAATTGTTTTATCTAAACAAGGAGATCAAGTAACTATTTTGCCTGGAATAGATCACAGGTTTACCGGTATAGTTGACTCTGTTATTTTAGAGATTTCCACCCATGATTTTCAAGAAGATTCAATAAGATCGTCTAGTAGTAGTAAAATCACCGCAGAAGAATTTGATGCATTGGTGAAACCTTTTTTGAAAGGATAG